GCGACCGCGATCGAATAGGACTCGATGTCCTGACCTTCGAGGGATTTCACCGTCAGAACGACGATCTGATTGGACGTGCGCTGCTCGTACTCGGAAAGCGCCCGGTCCAAGGAGGCGATCTGTTGCGGGGTTAAGATGCCGGCCTCGTCCGTCACGTACCCCGCCGGTTGCGGCACGGCGGCCCAAACCGGAGCGAACGTTCCGATCGCGAATAAGATTGCAAGAAAGCACGACAGCTTGATGAAACGCACGGCTTAGAACTTCACCTCGGGCGGCTTTTCGGCGCCCGGCGTCGTGGCCGTGAAATTCGGCCGGATGTCCAGATGAAGGATATACCGGGCCGTGAGATTGGTCGGGAAGTAGCGGACCATCTTGTTATATTCGTTCACGGAGTCGATGTAGCGTTTGCGCGCCACGGTGATCCGGTTCTCGGTCCCCTCGAGCTGGGACTGGAGGTCCAGAAAATTCTGGTTGGCCTTGAGATCGGGATACTTCTCGACCACGACCATCAGGCGGGAAAGCGCCGAGGTCAGACCGGCCTGCGCGTCTTCGAATTGTTTAAAGCTCTGGGGATCATTGAGCGTCTGGGGCGTCACCTGCA
The Nitrospiria bacterium DNA segment above includes these coding regions:
- a CDS encoding LemA family protein, yielding MPGLVRTMVVGLTMVLLAGCGYNDLQGLDENVKAAWSEVQNQYQRRADLIPNLVNVVKGYAAHERETLEAVTEARAKVGSLQVTPQTLNDPQSFKQFEDAQAGLTSALSRLMVVVEKYPDLKANQNFLDLQSQLEGTENRITVARKRYIDSVNEYNKMVRYFPTNLTARYILHLDIRPNFTATTPGAEKPPEVKF